The nucleotide window TTTCTCACCTCTGTGCCGACTTGAAAGTGTAAAATCTGACAGTGGAGACCGCTTTAACCTCAACAATTGTCTATTCAAATCAAAACACTTCAGTGCAACGAGTTCACTACTATCCAGGGCAAACCTGGTTTTCGAGACTGAAGTCCAGGAAGGAAGCACCTCTTGACACCTGATAAAACCGAAAGACATTTAAGAGGTTCTCTCCTTAGTCATTTCTGAACGAGACAAAAGTGACCCGTTTTGGTAGCACCAGAGCAACTGGAAAGGAAGCATCCCCTATTCTTTATGACTGTGCCACTCTCGTGGCAGTAACAAATCAGGGTGCTGACAGCAGTCTGATAGCGTGGAGCTGTCAGGTGGTATTGAGAGCATCCCACATTAGAGCAGTTTTACAGTGCGTTATCCTGAGACCAGTATCGTCCACAGTCCAAATCACAGAGAACattcttaagaaaaagaagaaacttaatCTGGTGATacactgttttctctctctttgtatATGAGTGCTGTCTTAAGGAATAAAAAAGTAAGTTATTTTGGAACCTTTGTAAAAGCTGTGTTAAAGGCTGTGCTTAAATTAGGTATCAAAAGACAGCGACACTACAGGACACTACATTACAGCCTTGAACGTAGCGTACCTGCAGAAAGTGCCAGTGAAAGCATCTTAGTTTTACTCAAACATGCAAAGCAGGGATGAGatcttttaaattctgttgtGATGCATTATCTTAAAAATAGTGGGAGAGTGAGATGGAGCAAACTGcaacctccccacccccaaactgctttcaggtctgccaaCCTATCTGCTGGTCCTGCTGAACCCACTGAAGGATCCAGTACTGTCAGTTTCCTCAAAGGGTAGATCCTGGCTTTTAATTCTTGGGCTACTAGAGACTGCAAAACATGTTCAAGATTCCCAAGCATATTAGACTGGCTATTTCCTCATCTCTCCCTTGCAGACAATCAGTCCCCTTAGAGGTTCCTTCTAAAAAATACCCCTTAGAGCATCCTTCTAAGAAATATAATAGTCTATGCTTTCACAGGGTACATGCTGTTAGCTtgacttttaaagaaatcacTTTTTGTTGATTTACTAAAACTGGAACAATACTTATTGCTGTAATCTTTATTACTTTGAAATTATGTGCAACTAAAGTAAAGTCAAGAAGGTTTTCAAATCTGCCCtctggcttttctctttttcttctaggTTAAGCATCCGTTTTAGCTTAGAAAAGTGAAATCTGGAGTTTCGGGGAGTCTTGGAAGCAGAGCTGGTTGTCGCCTGTCCGGACACACgtgttctgaaaaacaaaagacgCAAATGTCTTAAAGGTGAGGAATGAGAATTAACATTAAGTAACTATGAAAGTGCACACGTACAATTTGAGTGAAAAATTTTGAACGTAAATAGTGTATTTTCATGTGAAAGGCAGCAGTCAGATGTGTAACTTTGTTATGAAAATTTTAAGCCAGACATTTCAcattaatgacaaaaaaaataatgggaCATTCTTTGCCCATAGTTGCTTTTCATTAGAACCTTGGATTTTAAAGGCTGGAAAGTTAAAATTGATCTCCTCAATCagagcactgaagaaaaatacatagttATCAATTGAAAGTTTAAGCAGTGACTGATCTGAAATCAGTACATGACACCCTTTCCCAGCAAGACGTAATACACTCTACTCAGCAAAGTGCCTCTTTAAATAGGAGAGAAACAGGTACCTGGGAAGTGATGAGGGACTGTTCCCTTTAGATCCCAACCTACTGCAGCTTACAGGTGTCACTTTGTTTGCAGATGGAATTTTTACATCTGGTGTCCTCAGGCTAGACTGAATACTTGGAGTGCCAGACTTTTGTGTCTTGGTAGCCAGAAAATCCCTGCTTTTACCATAATGTCTTGTTGTTTTGTTGCATGAGTTGCAAGTAACCAGCtatggagagaagaaagaaaatatcaaccattctttcagtctttccaCCACTGTGTTATAAAGCCAttgtaagaattacccaaacGATTCTCCGAATATCATGACACAAATATTTGCTTAAGTGAAACACGAGCTATTAAAAAGCAACACATACTTTACACCTAGTATTTTTATTCAGGTTTCTTAAGCCAAACACATCCTATGGGTTTATCTAGAAATGACTCCAATCCTTTAGCAACTAATTTCAAGAGACCCGTAATTCTGAATGTAACGTTGTACAgtgaaatatagaaaaaaaccctgtcaaaacagaaagatgaaaCAGCACCTGAACTGGATATATGCTCTCTTGAGTATACATTAGGGGTATTCgtattttgttaaaaaacatGACATACAG belongs to Haliaeetus albicilla chromosome 3, bHalAlb1.1, whole genome shotgun sequence and includes:
- the C3H18orf21 gene encoding UPF0711 protein C18orf21 homolog: MGRQRRFLEVAAEGLTAACPGQARFLLWTLRNRRDNELGLERICPYCFQFLVPDSYRVRLKPKMKVTPQIERALKREAKNHKLNMKQTKLLKKYRESRSVLLVTCNSCNKTTRHYGKSRDFLATKTQKSGTPSIQSSLRTPDVKIPSANKVTPVSCSRLGSKGNSPSSLPRTRVSGQATTSSASKTPRNSRFHFSKLKRMLNLEEKEKSQRADLKTFLTLL